The DNA window GCAGCATGTGTCTTCAACGCAGTCAATCCTTCATCATTGGAATACACATAAAAACTGCTGAATAGCATTAAGGCGATGTTGGGGAGTGTCTTCATATTATTATTGCCGAACGTAAAGCACACCGGCAGCGATCAGGCGTCGGCATACGAATTAAAGATACAATGTCGTAAAAAGGTTACCTGTCGCAAACTCGACAGCTACTAGCTGTCGGGTGCTGCGACTTGTTCTGCCGATTAGTTCCCCCCACTTTTCTGGTTCCTTTCAAGAGCGAATCGTAATCAAGCTTTCTTGCTCACAATTTATGAAACGTGACACCCGAATTCGTGTGCCTCGCGGGGAAAACCAATGATTCCACTGAGTGAACTAGCTTATGGTTTCATCCTTCGAGCCGATTCGGAATAATCAACCTTTCTGGAAGTGCTGCGTATTTTTTGCAGAACGTAAAGCACACCGGCGGCGATGTAACCGCTGATGCAATCGTTAAAGTCTCAATTCTATTGAACAGTCGTCAAATCCTGGCCCGGTAGCTACTAGCCGTCGGGTGCTGCGACTTGTTAGGCTCGTATTATTGCATCTATGTTCGACTCTGAGAGAAACACAGCGAGGAGAACCGATCTCATCTCGAGCGGGCGACCAACGCTCTGATCATAATCATCCATAAGCCCGAAATAGCACAACCTTTCATTAACCGTCATTCCACCAACGTAACGCTTAAACGAATTACGGAAGCTGTCCCATGCAGAGTAAACTTGATCAAAAGCAGATTGGTCATTCATCCAAGGGTCACACAATAACTTCTCAAATGAGGATATCTGATAGCGCATAGATCCAAATTCATCTAGAGACTTTTGTATACACTTCAAAGCCTCGATCTGCTTGTCTAAGCGTGACTGATCATTTGGATCGTCCGAAAGGCGGCGGCAACTTCTGAAAACTTGCAATACCTCTTTGATTTGGGATTTCATGGATTTTTTTGCCTAACGTAAAGCTCACCGGCGGATAGTGGCGGGATACTCTACTGTGTTTGAATGGTTTAAGTCACCAGAAAATCTGGCTGCGCAGCTACTATCCGTCGGGTGCAGCGACTTGTTGGGCTTGTTGTTCTTAATTCAAATCAAAGAGGTTGATTAAATCAAGGCATCTTAAAAACCTCATGCATTAACCACGCGATACTTCCAACAAACACACACAATAATGGAATGCCAACCAGCGAAATAATCAAAGATGTCATTAACGCTTCGACTCCTGTGATGGGAACTCCATCAGATTCAAGTGCTGGAATGCCAGCAAAGGCAAGAACTCCTAATAATAGAAAAACCAAGGCCAGAGGAATTCCACCAACAATCAACAGATCAAATACATAACTACGCCAGCATCTTCCACGAGAAACTACGCGACGGCATGCGCGTGTGTATGCTTGAAATAGCTGGTTCATTTTTTTGCCCAACGTAAAGTTCACCCGTGGCGATGAAAGCCCAGATAAACGGTTAAAGTTTCAATTTTGGTTAATGGTCGAAAAACTTGGCAGGTTAGCTACTAGCCATCGGGTGCAACGACTTGTTCTGCTCGTTTGTAATTCACGGAGTATTCGCCCTTACCACTGATAAGGTAGCGAAGTTCGAGGTGTTCACCAGCCCGCCGACACTGAAGGAAATTCCCGTTAAATTCAATGCTCCATGCTCCGCTAGGCGTAATAGATGGATCTGTAAGCGCCCACGATGAATTGGCTACGTCGATGAATCGATACGGCGTTCGCTGAGGAAAGTGGGATGCAGTGCAAGTCCCGTCATCACGAATTGTGATCCGACTCATTGGTGTGTCGTCAACACTACCAGCTTGTCTCAGAAACCCTGATGGAAACTCCGAACACTCCCACACACCAACGATCTCAATAAGAGATGGCTTATCAGTCACAGGTTTACTTCCGCAACCCGTGAAGAGTGCGCAGACTGCGATACTTGCGAGCAGCTTCATTTTTTGCAGAACGTAAAGCACACCGGCAGCGATGTACCAGATGCGCAAGATTTATAAGTTTCAATCGCCATTCCCAAGTCGCTAAATCCTGGCCCGACAGCTACTAGCTGTCGGGTGCTGCGACTTGTTCGGCTTGTATATTTTTCAAGGCAAACTCGACTCAAAGCTTCCTCGCTTTGTGTAGAGACGATATTCAAAACTTTGATTAGAGGCCCATTCACGAAGACCTTCTAGAAGATCTAAATATTCATCATCATCGATTTCAAGACTGTATGGCCAAATTCCAACTGCGCTACACCGAGCGAGGTCTTCACATTGAATCGAGTATACCTTACCGCTTTTTGATACCGTTAACTCGTGACAATACATATGCACGTTCTTAGTAAACGTGATAAACCAACCATTTCGCGTATGAGTTCTATTTGTGGACATATTTTTTGCCGAACGTAAAGTTCACCGGCGGCGATGTAACCGATGATGAAATGGTTAAAGTTTCAATTCTCTCAAACAGTAGCAAAAACTTGGCCAGTCAGCTACTAGCCGTCGGGTGCAACGACTTGTTATGCTAGTTGTTTTATTGGCAGGATTTGCTCATATTACAACCCTTTGTCTATTGCTTGCTTAATGACGTCAGCTACTGATTCGGGTGAAATGTCTCGTTCTTTACAGTATCTAGTTTGAAGCCAAACCGAAAGCTGCTTCTGCCCCTTACTAGCATTACAACCGCAACAACAGAGAGCTATATTTTCACGGGTTATTATCTTGGCGTCATTAATGATATGCTCCCAACTTGCAGCAGACTTTCTAGAGATTTTTACAGGGGTAAACTCGCAACCGCAATATACGCAAACCTTGTCTCTATCTCGGACTTCGTCTTCAAGCCATTTAGGGATGTTCCAATTATTCGCCATGTGTTGATTTGTGCGTGCTAATTTTTTGCATAACGTAAAGCACACCGGCAGCGATGTACCAGATGCACCAATTTATAAGTTTCAATTCTGTAAACCAGCCGAAAAACTTGGCCTGTCAGCTACTAGCTGTCGGGTGCTGCGACTTGTTCGGCTTGATTTGTAATATTCAGCAACCACGACCAACAGGAGCAGAATGCAACGATTAACACGAGATCTATGAGGAAAGAGGCATTCTGAAATGCAATAAAACACAGCACCAGTACCGGAAGTGATAAGGCAACAAATGATATGAAATAGACCCATCTTGGTAGAATCAAAGTAGATATAATGACACCAATAATCATACCAAAATAGACAGGCATAAACTCACCTCTTAGTTTATCCCATGAAGTGTTAAACGCTATTGCAAACAGGAAAAACGCCGCAAGTATCGATGTGCAAATTGCCAAGACAGCAGCAAAAACATATGAAACAACTTTGTATCGGGATGCCTTCATAATTTTTTGCCGAACGTAAAGCACACCGGCAGCGATCATGCGCCGATATGCGAATTATAGATACAATGTCGTAAAAAGGTTACCTGTCGCAAACTCGACAGCTACTAGCTGTCGGGTGCTGCGACTTGTTCGACCAGATTTTCTCCGCGCTGCCAATCCATTCTAGTGGCATTAAACAGGACAACCTTAACTTAACATGCTT is part of the Oceaniferula marina genome and encodes:
- a CDS encoding HNH endonuclease produces the protein MANNWNIPKWLEDEVRDRDKVCVYCGCEFTPVKISRKSAASWEHIINDAKIITRENIALCCCGCNASKGQKQLSVWLQTRYCKERDISPESVADVIKQAIDKGL